A stretch of Pseudochaenichthys georgianus chromosome 2, fPseGeo1.2, whole genome shotgun sequence DNA encodes these proteins:
- the LOC117459405 gene encoding microtubule-associated protein futsch-like — protein sequence MAEEGSGCELEGLEKQLESLLGRYSSEELQADSKPFCSDFCELVEQHASGWQVPLPQLRILEKALRYFARASTFFTSNCDHVLHTLSSLSLSVFELLLFFDQKDFHQEPLKHFTVTFQECHLSLARHQNVHLLQVERSVRSGGPWAGPALQAILSESSVPQSEVDVCVSSELPVFFELRVRYLLSCERVSEALALAKCCSRHPTAGQHLFFLQVYLTWLFKTSQHDRLHKELADFNGKDAIHIICRLECEEKDEVLLALSRVFLSQQLRRGDMYYLCDLVFVWSKLHNRLNTSKQLLLEESHQLLSSASNVNSIFPFIRAVLQELGEGGLQFCVELCANALGSCRPCDVKTKSLIYKTIAGLLPNDLEVSRACALLVFFLERTVDTYKMVYLLYMHPDQDYHVEHSPIRNHIRFETLQVLKKDLCFDPEFWNLIALRSNCLKLLSDKVVSSALEEIMEDKWILSYRTKDPASRSRKSVCRKGSKGAGATKQRHKEDTDTASKRIKGTGKTRLNDHTVKKKGNQGSPSSEPLRRSFWQLDRLQDNVAAEYGERRRATRLSEKNPAKRKIRKPKWLLEDSGTHGGNNVPRIKKHGLKHQKHSVVRRSESGDLKNNSKHKLSHLKDKKNNGKQKKGFPLDSVKPSAAPQVVLELSLPDNELMGTFTEDSFNRQRGFPQMLFYRPTMKVPASSQPVKPVHGKEVVLRARDPAMFLQQLHCYARRKKGRGSAANIQGSVSTITRSSVQGSPPKDPQRELSEKPAADVKPGNASLTPEKVAKSPVSEKVAKSPVSEKVAKSPVSEKVPQAPTSKAVPRKIFPGRELSKKPAAEMKVNNVSTAAKTEVTEVPMLDKVLEAHTISSEKELCEESAVEMKVTIASTAPEVTQPLGLDKGCKAEKIKDASKTTPPEVSQTDKIPPVSNTATVSIIGAADRTPSESLEVKPEPKLLSPQAEPSKTPVAQADTTEMLPTVDNSICVVDIADVSLSKAPVPGGNDPHGGSMVTPADKDSLKDISALTLVTEVVSELAPEALARDLQNHKQPAPQDSSSTKLVVKRKSSVPRKFLKTSSSSGLSDVKEEGFPFIDLETLDESELPETEESKLEFCCTFCNKTFKGSVVIAHAMFHYRRDECMFCGTMFKDDLLAMMHLSDHIEKLKRSKESAAQVNSVSKTKNISTIKTSSKAKTARMSSRRRSSERQRRSTDSSQSISLPDSPPSRSRELRSKSVDGGSLHEKKENSSKHLNSKSPVQKVNGHIIFKKEELGRPRKDAGAKPTKQETSPGRTNDKAESPRLQENQDSTKESRKIVEETNVEEKERLCCPVKGCAWFTDQSKKRVALLYHALEDHNGEENVLHLAFRVGDGKCSSCMRVMWSFEHFQHHVERHRLAPRHPCLHQGCAARFKTGIEMRRHTRKHSPLQAVCCLPGCSQLFICLWALNLHEREHYASKSTKADKNTNEQAGDKHNNTLHGKKQPNHKPKTAAHKSASVRSARKLRGDATHNPSKGKPAESVQKDELKEKKETKDSHVLKNLSNKDTCTQPAGPSLRLRHMLRKVKNPTRSHRVISSALKHNIKVRHKFKKKEVKVDTKGPKRRGRPPKAKVAVHDENTTDAPNSQTVVETTKAEKTESKAEEKSLPVQDVAQITETSINESKSKINKQMKKNHVKQNNISTAIVAVNGLNQGISSTSADKVRSKVKKRGAATGSGGPTAPSDSKKLKVTETKANAKIVRKKTPVKEPTSASTSPATSISSSSVPANGLNLITAPPNTPGEKTQTVGKSRKPQKRKGEKQDQIRKKVDKKMPRGCKDVSKASLLKKSKSAEKQASTLAESATGVGDTETQKGTTEENSIHPNTANEKRKNVQEEGDAEIVKKTCPDQSGASASEEPVNTEEEKEVKAEEGALKEEETQSSLPSSPGYTLLKNGQAAKEVKQEVLQGYGRRPYVRPPPTAYLDEKYITMPKRRKELPFSHLPQKSPPPLQTCAAASPQRQRCANCFVTFNSAEDLQGHLKLKKCSNLFGFDSDDEGHIC from the exons ATGGCGGAGGAGGGCAGTGGGTGCGAGTTAGAGGGGCTAGAAAAACAATTGGAGAGTTTGTTGGGCCGCTACTCAAGTGAAGAATTGCAGGCCGACAGTAAGCCTTTCTGCTCCGACTTTTGCGAG CTGGTGGAGCAGCATGCCTCTGGCTGGCAGGTGCCGCTGCCTCAGCTTAGGATCCTTGAGAAAGCTCTCCGCTACTTCGCCCGAGCCTCCACCTTCTTCACGTCAAACTGTGATCATGTTCTTCACACACTCAGCAGTCTGTCTTT GAGTGTTTTTGAGTTGCTGCTGTTCTTTGACCAGAAGGACTTCCATCAGGAGCCACTGAAACACTTCACTGTTACGTTCCAG GAATGTCACTTGTCCCTTGCGAGGCATCAGAATGTACACTTACTTCAGGTGGAGCGATCGGTTCGGAGCGGCGGGCCTTGGGCCGGCCCAGCTTTACAGGCAATCCTCAGTGAGTCCAGCGTACCTCAGAGTGAAG TGGATGTGTGCGTCAGCTCTGAGCTGCCGGTGTTCTTCGAGCTGCGGGTGCGCTACCTCTTGTCCTGTGAGCGCGTCAGCGAGGCGTTGGCGCTGGCTAAGTGTTGTTCTCGGCATCCCACCGCAGGACAACACCTGTTCTTCCTCCAGGTCTACCTCACGTGGCTTTTCAAAACCTCGCAGCATGACCGCCTACATAAAGAG CTGGCTGACTTTAACGGTAAAGATGCAATTCACATCATCTGCCGTTTGGAGTGTGAGGAAAAGGACGAGGTGCTCCTCGCTCTCAGCAGAGTCTTTCTCTCCCAGCAGCTACGCAGAGGAGACATGTACTACTTGTG TGATCTCGTCTTCGTGTGGAGTAAACTTCATAATCGATTGAATACATCCAAGCAACTTCTACTTGAGGAGAGTCATCAGCTGCTGTCGTCTGCCAGCAATGTCAACTCAATCTTCCCGTTCATCAGAGCCGTACTGCAAGAG CTGGGTGAAGGTGGTCTCCAGTTCTGCGTGGAGCTCTGTGCCAACGCGCTGGGTTCTTGCCGTCCCTGCGATGTCAAAACAAAGTCCCTCATCTACAAAACCATCGCCGGCCTACTACCCAATGACCTGGAGGTTTCCCGGGCCTGTGCTCTTCTTGTCTTCTTCCTCGAACGCACCGTTGACACCTACAAGATGGTGTACCTTCTTTACATGCATCCTGATCAGGACTACCACGTGGAGCACAGCCCCATCAGAAACCACATTCGCTTTGAAACCCTGCAG GTCTTGAAGAAGGACCTCTGTTTTGACCCAGAGTTTTGGAACCTCATTGCTCTGCGGTCCAACTGCTTGAAGCTGCTGAGCGACAAGGTGGTGAGCAGTGCTCTCGAGGAGATCATGGAGGACAAATGGATCCTGAGCTATCGCACCAAAGATCCTGCTTCTCGATCGAGAAAATCAGTGTGTCGGAAAGGAAGTAAGGGGGCAGGAGCCACAAAGCAGCGCCACAAAGAGGATACTGACACGGCATCTAAGAGAATAAAGGGCACAGGCAAAACACGGCTGAATGACCACACTGTAAAGAAGAAGGGGAACCAAGGGTCGCCATCATCGGAGCCTTTGAGGCGGTCATTTTGGCAGCTAGACAGACTGCAGGACAATGTAGCCGCAGAGTATGGAGAACGTAGACGGGCTACACGGCTCTCAGAGAAAAACCCAGCgaaacggaagattagaaaacCCAAGTGGCTTCTGGAGGACTCGGGAACTCACGGAGGAAATAATGTTCCTAGGATTAAAAAGCATGGGTTGAAACATCAAAAGCACTCCGTCGTTAGGAGGTCTGAATCTGGTGACCTCAAGAACAATTCCAAACACAAACTCTCTCATTTAAAGGACAAGAAAAACAACGGCAAGCAGAAGAAAGGGTTTCCATTGGACTCAGTTAAACCGTCCGCTGCTCCACAAGTAGTTCTTGAGCTTTCGCTACCAGACAACGAGCTGATGGGAACGTTTACTGAGGACTCGTTCAACAGACAAAGAGGTTTCcctcaaatgcttttttacaGACCTACAATGAAGGTTCCTGCCTCGTCGCAACCTGTGAAGCCTGTACACGGCAAAGAGGTGGTTCTCAGAGCGCGGGATCCAGCCATGTTTCTACAGCAGTTGCACTGTTATGCTCGGCGGAAGAAAGGTAGAGGCAGCGCTGCGAATATTCAAGGCTCGGTGTCCACCATCACACGCTCTTCTGTGCAGGGAAGTCCCCCGAAAGACCCGCAGAGAGAGCTCAGTGAGAAGCCTGCCGCTGACGTTAAACCTGGAAACGCCTCGCTGACACCGGAAAAAGTTGCGAAATCCCCGGTTTCGGAAAAAGTTGCGAAATCCCCGGTTTCGGAAAAAGTTGCGAAATCCCCGGTTTCGGAAAAAGTCCCTCAAGCTCCAACTTCAAAAGCAGTCCCACGAAAGATATTCCCGGGAAGAGAACTCTCCAAAAAGCCTGCTGCTGAGATGAAAGTTAACAATGTCTCTACAGCAGCGAAAACTGAAGTTACCGAAGTCCCAATGTTGGATAAGGTCCTGGAAGCTCACACGATATCTTCAGAGAAAGAGCTCTGTGAAGAGTCTGCAGTCGAGATGAAAGTCACGATAGCATCAACGGCGCCTGAAGTGACTCAACCTTTAGGTTTGGACAAAGGCTGTAAGGCTGAAAAGATAAAAGACGCTTCCAAAACAACTCCACCTGAGGTCTCGCAGACGGATAAAATCCCTCCAGTCTCAAATACAGCCACGGTTTCAATCATTGGAGCTGCTGATCGAACGCCCTCAGAGTCCCTGGAAGTGAAACCAGAGCCGAAGTTACTCTCTCCTCAGGCGGAACCGAGCAAAACTCCCGTGGCCCAAGCCGACACCACAGAGATGCTCCCCACTGTCGACAACAGCATTTGCGTCGTGGATATTGCAGATGTTTCCCTCTCAAAAGCACCGGTGCCTGGTGGAAATGATCCACATGGAGGATCAATGGTCACACCTGCTGATAAAGACAGTTTAAAGGACATATCTGCTCTGACGTTAGTAACAGAGGTGGTGAGTGAACTTGCACCCGAGGCCCTGGCTCGAGACCTGCAGAATCACAAACAGCCAGCTCCACAGGACAGCTCCTCTACGAAGTTGGTGGTGAAAAGGAAATCTAGTGTTCCTCGTAAGTTCCTCAAGACCTCCAGCAGCTCTGGGCTCTCTGACGTGAAGGAAGAGGGGTTTCCCTTTATTGATCTGGAAACACTTGATGAAAGCGAACTACCGGAAACCGAGGAATCAAAGCTGGAGTTCTGCTGTACCTTCTGCAACAAGACCTTTAAGGGGAGTGTTGTCATAGCTCACGCCATGTTCCACTATCGCAGGGACGAGTGCATGTTCTGCGGGACGATGTTCAAAGACGACCTTCTGGCCATGATGCACCTGTCCGACCACATAGAGAAGCTGAAGAGGAGCAAAGAGTCGGCCGCTCAAGTAAACTCTGTCTCTAAAACCAAAAACATCTCCACAATTAAGACCTCTTCCAAAGCCAAGACCGCGCGCATGTCTTCACGGCGCCGCAGTAGTGAGAGACAAAGGAGATCCACAGACTCTTCTCAATCAATAAGCCTTCCAGATTCACCCCCGTCCAGATCCAGAGAGTTGAGATCCAAGTCAGTGGACGGTGGATCTTTACATGAAAAGAAAGAGAACTCTTCAAAGCACCTTAACAGTAAAAGCCCTGTTCAGAAGGTAAATGGGCATATTATATTCAAAAAGGAAGAGCTTGGTAGACCGAGGAAGGACGCGGGAGCCAAGCCAACAAAGCAGGAGACGTCTCCAGGAAGAACAAATGATAAAGCCGAGAGTCCCAGGTTACAAGAAAACCAAGACTCCACAAAAGAAAGTAGGAAAATCGTTGAGGAGACAAAtgtggaggaaaaagagagactATGCTGTCCGGTGAAGGGGTGCGCTTGGTTTACAGACCAGTCAAAAAAACGTGTTGCGCTCCTTTACCACGCTCTCGAAGATCACAACGGCGAGGAGAACGTTTTACACCTGGCCTTCCGTGTAGGAGACGGCAAATGTAGCAGCTGCATGAGGGTCATGTGgagttttgaacattttcagcaCCACGTGGAAAGACACCGGCTCGCTCCTCGGCATCCTTGCCTCCATCAGGGATGTGCGGCCAGGTTCAAAACGGGGATAGAAATGCGACGCCACACCAGGAAGCACAGTCCGCTGCAGGCAGTGTGCTGCCTCCCTGGCTGCTCGCAACTCTTCATCTGTCTCTGGGCACTGAATCTTCATGAGAGAGAGCACTACGCTTCCAAATCCACTAAAGCAGACAAGAACACCAATGAGCAAGCGGGAGACAAACACAATAACACTCTGCACGGGAAGAAACAGCCAAATCATAAGCCAAAAACTGCTGCACATAAGTCTGCGAGTGTCAGGTCTGCTCGTAAATTAAGAGGAGACGCCACACATAATCCGTCAAAAGGAAAACCAGCTGAGTCTGTTCAGAAAGATGAGTTGAAAGAGAAAAAGGAGACCAAGGACTCACACGTATTGAAGAATCTCTCTAACAAGGACACTTGCACACAGCCCGCTGGCCCTAGTCTCAGATTAAGGCACATGTTGAGAAAAGTAAAAAACCCAACCAGAAGTCACAGAGTCATCTCATCTGCGTTAAAACACAATATCAAAGTGAGGCACAAGTTCAAGAAGAAGGAAGTCAAAGTCGACACAAAAGGTCCGAAAAGAAGAGGGCGTCCTCCGAAGGCAAAGGTGGCTGTGCACGATGAGAACACGACTGATGCTCCAAACAGTCAAACTGTGGTGGAAACGACTAAAGCAGAGAAGACCGAGTCAAAAGCAGAAGAAAAGAGTTTGCCCGTCCAGGATGTTGCACAAATTACAGAAACGTCAATCAACGAATCAAAGTCTAAGATAAACAAGCAGATGAAGAAGAATcatgtaaaacaaaacaacatctcTACAGCTATTGTGGCAGTTAACGGCTTGAATCAAGGAATCAGCAGCACCTCTGCAGACAAAGTGCGGAGTAAAGTAAAGAAACGCGGCGCTGCCACAGGAAGCGGTGGCCCAACTGCTCCTTCGGACTCAAAGAAGCTTAAGGTTACGGAAACAAAAGCCAATGCAAAGATTGTCAGGAAGAAGACTCCTGTCAAAGAACCAACGTCTGCCTCCACAAGTCCTGCCACGTCGATCTCCTCTAGCTCTGTGCCTGCCAACGGTTTGAATCTCATCACCGCACCACCCAACACCCCAGGAGAGAAAACACAGACGGTAGGAAAGTCAAGGAAACCACAAAAGAGAAAAGGGGAAAAGCAGGACCAAATTCGTAAGAAAGTTGATAAGAAAATGCCCAGGGGATGCAAAGATGTGAGCAAAGCATCTCTGCTAAAGAAGTCCAAATCTGCAGAGAAACAGGCTAGCACATTAGCAGAGAGCGCTACTGGTGTGGGAGATACAGAAACACAGAAGGGAACAACGGAGGAAAACTCCATTCACCCCAACACAGCTAATGAGAAGCGCAAGAATGTACAAGAGGAAGGTGACGCAGAGATTGTCAAGAAAACGTGCCCAGATCAGAGTGGTGCATCAGCGTCTGAGGAGCCTGTGAACactgaggaggagaaggaggtgaaAGCAGAGGAGGGGGCTCTAAAGGAAGAGGAAACACAGAGCTCTCTACCCAGCAGCCCTGGTTACACTCTACTGAAGAACGGACAAGCGGCAAAGGAAGTGAAACAGGAAGTTCTTCAAGGGTACGGTAGGAGGCCGTATGTGCGCCCCCCACCGACTGCATACCTGGATGAGAAGTACATCACCATGCCGAAGCGGAGGAAGGAGCTGCCGTTCTCTCATTTGCCTCAGaagagccccccccctctgcagACCTGCGCTGCAGCGTCTCCGCAGAGACAACGCTGCGCCAACTGCTTCGTGACCTTCAACAGCGCCGAGGATCTGCAGGGTCACCTCAAGCTGAAGAAGTGCTCCAACCTCTTTGGATTCGACTCCGACGACGAGG GCCACATTTGTTAA